Proteins encoded together in one Orrella marina window:
- a CDS encoding ATP synthase subunit I has translation MDSNFMHGFPVEGKSEPVRLTSAQKAQIAARSRRGLATVLLAQAVSGFLLSLLLWLFVGWGAGLSALCGSMSYLAPNAVFVARLVLSTFSAKGSGPIMFLLGNGLKVVVAIALLWALSRVDGEWVNWLAVVAGLVVTLKGYWVAVLLTGGRVTKLM, from the coding sequence ATGGATTCAAACTTTATGCATGGATTCCCGGTTGAGGGTAAAAGTGAGCCGGTCAGGCTGACTTCGGCCCAGAAAGCACAAATTGCAGCGCGTTCCCGGCGAGGGCTGGCAACGGTTTTGCTGGCACAAGCCGTATCCGGATTCTTGCTTAGTTTGCTCTTGTGGCTGTTTGTGGGGTGGGGAGCCGGTTTGAGTGCCTTGTGCGGCAGTATGAGTTACCTTGCGCCGAACGCTGTTTTCGTGGCGCGTCTGGTGTTGTCAACTTTCAGTGCCAAGGGGTCGGGTCCGATTATGTTCCTGCTCGGTAACGGACTGAAAGTCGTAGTCGCAATTGCCCTGCTCTGGGCCTTGTCCAGAGTGGACGGCGAGTGGGTTAACTGGCTTGCAGTCGTTGCGGGTCTGGTTGTGACGCTCAAGGGTTATTGGGTGGCTGTCTTGCTTACGGGCGGACGGGTCACCAAGCTAATGTAG
- the atpB gene encoding F0F1 ATP synthase subunit A: MAAAGDVSPQSYYIQHHLVNNNNIGGPQQFIADFSVINYDSMFWSLLMGLIAVYFMWRGARRATAGVPGKWQAAVELLVDMVDQQARSIVPNEESRKFISPLALTVFIWIVLMNALDLVPVDLMPWIWKTTGLGAQVGDPLYYHKILPTADLNVPLGMAFGVLLLMFYYGIKIKHFGGFVKELFTAPFHANGFAAILLAPANFLLNLVEYAAKSVSMGMRLFGNMFAGELIFMLVALLGGAFTGFNGSSLALGLGHILAGSIWAIFHILIVLLQGFIFMMLTLVYLGQAHEGH; encoded by the coding sequence ATGGCTGCCGCTGGTGACGTCTCCCCCCAGTCCTATTACATCCAGCACCATCTGGTGAATAACAACAACATTGGTGGACCACAACAGTTCATCGCGGACTTCAGTGTCATTAACTATGACTCGATGTTCTGGTCGTTGTTGATGGGTCTGATTGCTGTCTATTTCATGTGGCGCGGTGCGCGCCGTGCAACGGCCGGTGTCCCGGGAAAATGGCAGGCCGCTGTAGAGTTGCTTGTTGATATGGTTGACCAGCAAGCGCGCAGCATTGTTCCCAATGAGGAAAGTCGCAAGTTTATTTCTCCGCTGGCGCTGACTGTGTTTATCTGGATCGTGTTGATGAATGCACTGGATCTCGTTCCTGTGGATTTGATGCCCTGGATCTGGAAGACGACCGGGCTCGGTGCGCAAGTGGGTGACCCGCTTTACTATCACAAGATTCTGCCAACGGCGGATCTGAACGTGCCGCTTGGTATGGCCTTTGGTGTGTTGCTTCTGATGTTCTACTATGGCATCAAGATCAAGCACTTCGGCGGATTCGTGAAGGAACTGTTTACGGCTCCATTTCATGCGAACGGTTTTGCCGCAATTTTGCTGGCCCCTGCCAACTTTCTCCTGAACCTGGTCGAATATGCGGCGAAGTCAGTGTCCATGGGGATGCGACTGTTCGGAAACATGTTTGCTGGTGAACTGATTTTCATGCTGGTTGCCTTGCTTGGTGGCGCATTCACCGGATTCAATGGATCCAGCCTTGCGCTCGGCCTCGGTCACATTCTGGCTGGTTCAATCTGGGCAATCTTCCATATTTTGATTGTTTTGTTGCAAGGGTTCATCTTCATGATGCTGACGCTGGTTTACCTCGGCCAGGCGCATGAAGGGCACTGA
- the atpE gene encoding F0F1 ATP synthase subunit C has translation MTNVAFVALACAFIIGLGAIGACIGIAMMGGKYLEASARQPELMNALQTKMFLLAGLIDAAFLIGVGIAMLFAFANPFV, from the coding sequence ATGACCAACGTCGCTTTCGTTGCTCTCGCTTGCGCTTTCATTATCGGTCTGGGTGCTATTGGTGCCTGCATCGGTATCGCTATGATGGGCGGCAAGTACCTGGAAGCTTCGGCACGTCAGCCTGAACTGATGAACGCACTGCAGACCAAGATGTTCCTGTTGGCCGGTCTGATCGATGCTGCGTTCCTGATCGGTGTTGGTATCGCCATGTTGTTCGCTTTCGCCAATCCTTTCGTCTGA
- a CDS encoding F0F1 ATP synthase subunit B, whose protein sequence is MNLNATLFFQMIVFFVLGWVTMKFVWPPITKAIEERRQKIAEGLAAADKGKSDLAQTKARIAAMEESAKSDLHVRVTEAEKHGAHIVEQARAEAESERARIVEQARQEAAQEMQRARESLRNEVADLAVQGAGRILQREVDAKAHAELLAQLKAQL, encoded by the coding sequence GTGAATCTGAATGCGACTCTCTTCTTTCAGATGATCGTTTTTTTCGTGCTGGGTTGGGTCACGATGAAGTTCGTGTGGCCGCCTATTACGAAGGCGATCGAAGAGCGCCGGCAGAAAATTGCCGAGGGTCTGGCTGCCGCTGATAAAGGCAAGTCTGATCTTGCTCAAACCAAGGCCAGAATTGCAGCCATGGAAGAATCGGCCAAGTCCGATCTGCATGTGCGAGTGACTGAAGCCGAAAAGCACGGCGCTCATATCGTCGAGCAGGCTCGTGCTGAAGCTGAAAGCGAACGCGCACGCATTGTTGAGCAGGCCCGTCAGGAAGCTGCTCAGGAAATGCAACGTGCTCGCGAATCGCTGCGCAACGAGGTGGCCGACCTCGCCGTCCAGGGTGCTGGCCGGATTCTGCAGCGTGAAGTTGACGCGAAGGCCCACGCTGAGCTGCTTGCTCAGTTGAAGGCACAGCTTTAA
- a CDS encoding F0F1 ATP synthase subunit delta: MAEISTVARPYAEALFAAVKADAAATKACVEELRVLTELMSMEDVRIALSDPRLEDDQRIEILNALLQNQQLSSQMHNFVRLLVENDRLLLLPVITEQFESLKDAAEGVAQAQITSAFPLDDNQVADLVQMLEPKFNIKLKPHVTVDPSLIGGIRVIVGDHVLDTSVQAQLNRMRDALVA; this comes from the coding sequence ATGGCAGAGATTTCCACAGTTGCTCGTCCTTATGCGGAAGCCCTGTTTGCTGCAGTCAAGGCAGATGCGGCGGCGACCAAGGCGTGTGTAGAAGAATTGCGTGTGTTGACGGAACTCATGTCGATGGAGGACGTACGTATTGCGTTGTCCGATCCACGACTTGAGGATGATCAGCGCATCGAAATTTTGAACGCTCTGCTGCAGAACCAGCAGCTTTCGTCACAGATGCACAACTTTGTGCGCCTTCTGGTCGAGAACGACCGGTTGCTTCTGTTGCCAGTGATCACCGAACAGTTCGAGTCCTTGAAGGACGCGGCAGAAGGTGTCGCGCAGGCTCAGATCACCAGTGCGTTTCCGCTTGATGACAATCAGGTTGCCGATCTGGTTCAGATGCTTGAGCCCAAGTTCAATATCAAACTAAAACCGCACGTCACGGTCGATCCTTCCCTCATTGGCGGGATACGGGTGATCGTAGGTGATCACGTGCTCGACACATCAGTACAAGCGCAGCTTAACCGCATGCGTGATGCGCTGGTGGCTTGA
- the atpA gene encoding F0F1 ATP synthase subunit alpha, producing the protein MQLNPSEISELLKSRIEGLGASTDVRSQGTVVSVSDGITRVHGLSDVMQGEMLEFPNNVFGLALNLERDSVGAVILGDYTNVSEGDAVKTTGRILEVPVGPELLGRVVNALGVPIDGKGPINAKETDIIEKVAPGVIARQSVSQPLQTGIKAIDSMVPIGRGQRELIIGDRQTGKTAVAVDAIINQKGKDVKCVYVAIGQKASTINNVVRKLEEHGALEYTIVVAAAASDSAAMQYLSAYAGCTMGEYFRDRGQDALIVYDDLTKQAWAYRQVSLLLRRPPGREAYPGDVFYLHSRLLERAARVNTDYVEKFTNGEVKGQTGSLTALPIIETQAGDVSAFVPTNVISITDGQIFLETDLFNAGVRPAINAGISVSRVGGSAQTKIVKKLSGGIRTDLAQYRELAAFAQFASDLDDATRRQLERGKRVVELLKQPQYQPLQVWELGVVLFAVNNGYLDDVDVGQVLSFEKGLKDHLKAKHAGFIERVESSKELSKDDEAELVAALQEFKKHGAY; encoded by the coding sequence ATGCAACTCAATCCCTCAGAGATCAGTGAACTACTAAAAAGCCGTATCGAGGGTCTTGGTGCCTCGACCGATGTTCGTTCCCAGGGAACGGTGGTGTCGGTGTCCGACGGTATTACTCGTGTCCACGGTCTTTCCGACGTGATGCAGGGCGAAATGCTTGAGTTTCCGAACAATGTTTTCGGTCTCGCATTGAACCTGGAGCGTGACTCGGTGGGCGCCGTGATTCTCGGTGACTATACCAACGTGTCTGAGGGTGATGCCGTCAAGACAACCGGTCGAATCCTTGAAGTGCCTGTTGGCCCCGAGTTGCTTGGCCGCGTGGTCAACGCACTGGGCGTGCCAATCGACGGAAAAGGCCCGATCAACGCAAAAGAAACAGACATTATTGAGAAAGTGGCGCCTGGCGTGATCGCCCGTCAATCCGTTTCCCAGCCGCTTCAGACTGGTATCAAGGCGATTGACTCGATGGTTCCAATTGGTCGCGGCCAGCGTGAACTGATCATCGGTGATCGTCAGACTGGTAAGACGGCTGTTGCGGTTGATGCGATCATTAACCAGAAGGGCAAAGACGTCAAGTGCGTTTATGTTGCGATCGGTCAGAAGGCTTCCACAATCAATAACGTCGTGCGCAAGCTCGAAGAGCACGGCGCGCTGGAGTACACGATTGTTGTCGCAGCTGCAGCATCTGACTCCGCTGCAATGCAGTATCTGTCAGCCTATGCAGGTTGCACCATGGGCGAATACTTCCGTGACCGTGGTCAGGACGCACTGATCGTTTATGACGATCTCACCAAGCAGGCCTGGGCCTATCGCCAGGTTTCACTGCTTTTGCGCCGTCCTCCGGGCCGTGAAGCGTATCCTGGTGACGTTTTCTACCTGCACTCACGTCTGCTTGAGCGTGCTGCACGCGTGAACACTGACTATGTCGAGAAGTTCACGAACGGCGAAGTCAAGGGTCAAACCGGATCGCTGACCGCATTGCCGATCATCGAAACCCAGGCGGGTGACGTGTCTGCATTCGTTCCGACCAACGTGATCTCGATTACCGACGGCCAGATATTCCTGGAGACCGATCTGTTCAACGCAGGTGTTCGTCCAGCTATCAACGCAGGTATCTCGGTGTCTCGTGTGGGTGGTTCTGCTCAGACCAAGATCGTCAAGAAGCTTTCTGGCGGTATTCGTACCGACCTCGCGCAGTATCGTGAACTGGCTGCCTTTGCCCAGTTTGCATCCGATCTGGATGACGCAACTCGCCGTCAGCTTGAGCGCGGAAAGCGCGTTGTTGAGTTGTTGAAGCAGCCACAGTACCAGCCACTGCAAGTTTGGGAGCTTGGTGTCGTGCTGTTCGCGGTCAACAACGGTTATCTTGATGATGTCGACGTCGGCCAGGTCCTTTCATTTGAGAAAGGGCTGAAGGATCACCTCAAGGCCAAACACGCCGGGTTTATCGAGCGTGTCGAATCCAGCAAGGAGCTGTCCAAGGACGACGAAGCCGAACTGGTTGCTGCACTGCAGGAATTCAAGAAACACGGCGCGTACTGA
- the atpG gene encoding F0F1 ATP synthase subunit gamma: MAGIKEIRTKIKSVQNTRKITKAMEMVAASKMRKAQERMRAGRPYAVKVRNMAAHLMQANPEYSHPYLNEREELKAVGVVVVTTDKGLCGGLNTNIMRLLLGRYKEFQEKDVKMQFTALGNKGLGTLTRLGAKIVSQEVGLGDKPELDRLIGAIKVQMDDFEEGRVDAVYLATSRFVNTMRQEPVFFRLLPLPGKLQDPYSAFEHPLEGVDQGEETKASYSWDYIYEPDPKSVIDELLKRYVEGVVYQAVAENMASEQSARMVAMKAASDNAKKVIGELQLVYNKTRQAAITKEISEIVGGAAAV, encoded by the coding sequence ATGGCAGGAATTAAGGAAATTCGTACCAAGATCAAGAGCGTGCAGAACACGCGAAAGATCACCAAGGCCATGGAGATGGTGGCTGCATCCAAGATGCGCAAGGCGCAGGAACGCATGCGTGCGGGCCGGCCGTATGCTGTCAAGGTGCGCAACATGGCTGCGCATCTCATGCAGGCGAATCCGGAATACAGCCACCCGTACCTCAATGAACGTGAAGAGCTCAAAGCGGTTGGTGTGGTGGTTGTCACGACCGACAAGGGACTCTGCGGTGGCTTGAACACCAATATCATGCGTCTCTTGTTGGGTCGCTACAAGGAGTTCCAGGAGAAAGACGTCAAGATGCAGTTCACGGCGCTTGGAAACAAGGGTCTGGGCACGCTAACACGCCTAGGCGCAAAGATTGTCTCTCAGGAAGTCGGGTTGGGCGACAAGCCAGAACTGGACCGTTTGATCGGTGCGATCAAGGTGCAGATGGATGACTTTGAAGAAGGTCGCGTCGACGCGGTATATCTTGCAACCAGCCGTTTCGTCAACACGATGCGACAGGAACCGGTGTTCTTCCGTCTGCTGCCGCTGCCAGGGAAGCTTCAGGACCCTTACAGCGCGTTCGAACACCCTCTCGAGGGTGTCGATCAAGGTGAAGAGACCAAGGCAAGTTATAGCTGGGACTACATCTACGAGCCCGATCCCAAGTCCGTGATCGATGAATTGCTCAAGCGTTATGTGGAAGGTGTGGTCTATCAGGCGGTAGCGGAGAACATGGCTTCCGAGCAATCAGCCCGGATGGTTGCCATGAAGGCCGCATCGGACAACGCCAAGAAAGTGATTGGTGAATTGCAGCTGGTCTACAACAAGACGCGTCAGGCCGCGATTACCAAGGAAATTTCGGAAATTGTGGGAGGCGCAGCAGCCGTCTGA
- the atpD gene encoding F0F1 ATP synthase subunit beta, producing MSNGTIVQCIGAVVDIQFPRDQMPHIYEALTLQDDSSSFAEKGLTFEVQQQLGDGVVRTIALGSSDGLRRGMEVGKTGAPISVPVGTGTLGRIMDVLGRPIDEAGPIQCEETRAIHQAAPKFDELSPSVELLETGIKVIDLVCPFAKGGKVGLFGGAGVGKTVNMMELINNIAKQHSGLSVFAGVGERTREGNDFYHEMEESNVLDKVAMVFGQMNEPPGNRLRVALTGLTMAEKFRDEGRDILFFVDNIYRYTLAGTEVSALLGRMPSAVGYQPTLAEEMGVLQERITSTKTGSITSIQAVYVPADDLTDPSPATTFQHLDSTVVLSRDIAALGIYPAVDPLDSTSRQLDPHVVGEEHYAVARGVQQTLQRYKELRDIIAILGMDELSPEDKQAVARARKIQRFLSQPFHVAEVFTGSPGKYVPLSETIRGFKMIVDGECDALPEQAFYMVGSIDEAFEKAKTLQ from the coding sequence ATGAGCAACGGAACCATCGTTCAGTGTATCGGTGCCGTGGTGGATATTCAGTTCCCCCGCGATCAAATGCCCCACATCTACGAAGCGCTTACCCTGCAGGACGACTCGAGTTCTTTCGCCGAGAAAGGTCTGACGTTTGAGGTTCAGCAGCAGCTTGGCGACGGTGTGGTGCGCACAATTGCGCTGGGTTCTAGCGACGGTTTGCGTCGCGGTATGGAGGTCGGCAAGACCGGTGCCCCGATCTCTGTCCCGGTTGGTACTGGAACGCTTGGTCGCATCATGGACGTGCTTGGTCGCCCGATTGATGAGGCAGGCCCGATTCAGTGTGAAGAAACGCGTGCCATTCACCAGGCTGCCCCGAAGTTTGACGAACTGTCGCCATCGGTCGAGTTGCTTGAAACCGGTATCAAAGTGATTGACCTCGTATGCCCGTTTGCCAAGGGTGGTAAGGTAGGTCTGTTCGGCGGTGCTGGTGTCGGTAAAACCGTGAACATGATGGAATTGATCAACAACATCGCCAAACAGCACAGCGGTCTTTCCGTGTTTGCAGGGGTTGGTGAGCGTACCCGTGAAGGGAACGATTTTTACCATGAAATGGAAGAATCGAACGTTCTGGACAAGGTTGCGATGGTGTTCGGTCAGATGAACGAGCCCCCGGGTAACCGTCTGCGCGTGGCATTGACCGGGCTGACGATGGCCGAGAAGTTCCGTGACGAAGGGCGAGACATCCTGTTCTTCGTTGACAATATCTACCGTTACACTCTGGCTGGTACCGAAGTTTCGGCGCTGCTCGGTCGTATGCCATCAGCTGTGGGCTATCAGCCGACACTTGCTGAGGAGATGGGTGTTCTGCAGGAGCGGATCACGTCGACCAAGACCGGTTCGATCACCTCGATTCAGGCCGTGTATGTGCCTGCAGACGACCTGACTGACCCCTCGCCAGCAACCACCTTCCAGCACCTGGATTCGACGGTTGTGCTTTCGCGTGACATTGCTGCGCTTGGTATCTATCCCGCGGTTGATCCGCTCGATTCGACGAGCCGTCAGCTTGACCCTCACGTTGTGGGTGAAGAGCACTATGCTGTGGCGCGAGGCGTTCAGCAGACCCTCCAGCGCTACAAGGAATTGCGTGACATCATTGCGATTCTGGGAATGGATGAACTCTCTCCCGAAGACAAGCAAGCCGTTGCACGTGCCCGCAAGATCCAGCGTTTCTTGTCTCAGCCGTTCCACGTCGCTGAAGTCTTTACCGGATCGCCTGGCAAGTACGTTCCGCTCTCGGAAACCATTCGTGGTTTCAAGATGATCGTTGATGGCGAGTGCGATGCCCTGCCCGAGCAGGCGTTCTACATGGTCGGTTCGATCGACGAAGCATTCGAGAAAGCCAAGACCCTTCAATAA
- a CDS encoding F0F1 ATP synthase subunit epsilon, with protein MSTIKVDVVSAEQSLFQGNAKFVALPGEAGELGVLPGHTPLITRIRPGTVKIVLEDGSEESIFVAGGLLEIQPGHVTVLSDTAIREDDLDEAKAIEARRRAEESLGKVKDKAELAVVQAELEMLAAQATAARKLRANKSTH; from the coding sequence ATGAGCACAATTAAAGTGGATGTCGTCAGTGCTGAACAGTCCCTGTTTCAGGGCAACGCAAAGTTTGTTGCGCTGCCCGGAGAAGCAGGTGAGCTTGGCGTACTGCCCGGCCACACTCCGCTGATTACCCGCATTCGTCCAGGTACGGTCAAGATTGTCCTGGAAGACGGTTCAGAAGAGTCGATTTTTGTGGCGGGCGGTCTGCTTGAAATTCAGCCTGGCCATGTCACGGTACTTTCTGACACGGCAATTCGTGAAGATGATCTGGATGAGGCCAAGGCTATTGAGGCTCGTCGTCGTGCCGAGGAAAGTCTCGGTAAGGTGAAAGACAAGGCTGAACTGGCTGTTGTCCAGGCGGAACTCGAGATGCTTGCAGCGCAGGCAACAGCTGCTCGCAAACTGAGAGCGAACAAGAGTACGCATTAA
- a CDS encoding response regulator, producing the protein MRQQVDLAVLHVQLNRDWFESQLSSVQPALTRIVCHELPWERDGEFPPPKSDSLNVSLRTDLLYHAAVRLRRYDALLMPVSMETLAWTRRLLASIPRGPSIPVIGVLLNVQPAGMVDLLELGMIDFVQTPINVGELRARILCAVSRAPRRMVLRDRIMGTGERYEDYTRLRRALALERPWCASRYSAQEAVSPQLSVPQEGRSIWGPKDQSLGQGWSCTPQLHDSHQVAEDLPIVERLRRVLENRYQTFGEVKAQLISEFESQYVKDALAMQNGNVARAAAASGKNRRAFWEIMRKHKIDAKTYRDVS; encoded by the coding sequence ATGCGTCAGCAAGTCGATCTTGCAGTCCTTCACGTGCAACTCAACCGGGACTGGTTTGAGTCACAACTCTCGAGCGTACAGCCAGCGCTTACACGCATTGTCTGCCATGAGTTGCCATGGGAGCGTGATGGCGAATTTCCGCCTCCCAAATCGGATTCGCTCAATGTCTCTCTCAGGACAGATCTTCTCTACCACGCAGCCGTGCGCTTGCGCCGATATGACGCCTTGCTTATGCCTGTTTCGATGGAGACACTTGCCTGGACGCGGCGGCTGCTTGCATCAATTCCACGCGGCCCGAGTATTCCGGTAATTGGTGTGCTACTGAACGTGCAGCCTGCCGGGATGGTGGATCTGCTTGAGCTCGGCATGATTGACTTTGTTCAGACTCCCATCAATGTAGGGGAGTTGCGTGCAAGGATCCTGTGCGCTGTATCCAGGGCCCCCAGAAGGATGGTCTTGCGCGATCGCATTATGGGTACAGGGGAACGCTACGAAGACTATACGCGCTTACGGCGTGCCCTGGCGCTTGAGCGTCCTTGGTGCGCAAGTCGCTACAGTGCGCAGGAAGCAGTCAGTCCACAGCTTTCAGTCCCTCAGGAAGGGCGCAGTATCTGGGGGCCAAAAGACCAGTCGCTGGGGCAAGGGTGGTCGTGCACTCCACAGTTGCATGATAGCCATCAGGTTGCCGAAGACCTGCCAATTGTCGAGCGTCTGCGCAGAGTTCTCGAGAATCGCTATCAAACATTTGGTGAAGTGAAAGCGCAACTTATCTCGGAATTTGAGTCGCAGTACGTCAAGGACGCACTTGCTATGCAGAACGGAAATGTTGCACGTGCCGCAGCAGCCTCGGGTAAGAATCGCCGCGCGTTCTGGGAAATCATGCGCAAGCACAAGATTGATGCCAAGACATATCGGGACGTTAGCTAA
- the hemE gene encoding uroporphyrinogen decarboxylase has product MSPLKNDVFLRALKRQPVPYTPVWLMRQAGRYLPEYRATRSRAGSFMGLAQSPEWATEVTLQPLERFSLDAAILFSDILTVPDAMGLGLSFVQGEGPRFATPLRDEAQVKALTVPDMSKLQYVFDAVKMIRRSLDGRVPLIGFAGSPFTIACYMIEGQGTREYRQIKTMMYARPDLLHHILDINARATIDYLNAQIESGAQAVMVFDSWGGVLPDGMYQQFSLEYMRRVVAGLALGEGERRIPVILFTKGGGLWLDQIASTGCDALGVDWTVNLAVARKQTSDQVALQGNLDPMSLFAPESAVRAEVRRLLDSFGDVGEGGHVFNLGHGISQFTPPEVVAALVDEVHQYSPRYHKY; this is encoded by the coding sequence TTGTCTCCTCTGAAAAATGATGTCTTCCTGCGAGCGCTAAAGCGCCAGCCAGTTCCGTATACGCCGGTCTGGCTGATGCGGCAGGCCGGTCGCTATTTGCCTGAGTATCGTGCAACGCGCTCGAGAGCCGGGTCTTTCATGGGTCTCGCGCAGAGTCCTGAATGGGCGACTGAGGTAACGCTCCAGCCTCTGGAGCGCTTTTCGCTCGATGCCGCTATATTGTTTTCAGACATTCTGACAGTGCCTGATGCGATGGGTCTGGGATTGTCGTTTGTGCAGGGGGAGGGGCCGCGGTTTGCGACGCCTCTTCGTGACGAGGCGCAGGTCAAAGCCTTGACTGTGCCAGACATGAGCAAATTGCAGTATGTATTTGATGCGGTCAAGATGATCAGGCGCTCACTCGACGGACGGGTTCCGTTAATCGGTTTCGCTGGGAGTCCTTTCACCATCGCCTGTTACATGATCGAAGGGCAGGGCACGCGTGAGTATCGTCAGATCAAAACCATGATGTACGCAAGGCCTGACTTGTTGCACCATATACTCGACATCAACGCACGTGCAACGATCGACTACCTGAACGCACAGATTGAGTCGGGTGCCCAGGCCGTAATGGTGTTCGATAGTTGGGGTGGCGTCCTGCCCGATGGCATGTACCAGCAATTCTCCCTTGAGTACATGCGCAGGGTTGTTGCAGGTCTTGCGTTAGGTGAGGGCGAGCGCCGGATCCCGGTCATTCTCTTCACAAAAGGTGGTGGTCTTTGGCTGGATCAGATTGCAAGTACAGGATGCGATGCACTTGGCGTGGACTGGACGGTCAATCTGGCTGTTGCCAGAAAGCAGACCAGTGACCAAGTTGCGTTGCAGGGCAATCTGGATCCCATGTCACTTTTTGCACCCGAAAGCGCGGTTCGGGCTGAAGTCAGACGACTCCTGGATTCGTTCGGAGACGTCGGGGAAGGTGGTCACGTGTTCAATCTTGGGCATGGCATTTCACAGTTCACTCCACCCGAAGTGGTTGCGGCGCTTGTTGATGAAGTTCACCAGTACAGCCCTCGATACCACAAATATTGA